From a region of the Syngnathus scovelli strain Florida chromosome 19, RoL_Ssco_1.2, whole genome shotgun sequence genome:
- the fam135b gene encoding protein FAM135B isoform X4, with protein sequence MSEVQGTLEFSIELHKFHNVDLFQRGFYQVRTGLKVSPRVLHRLIVTAQDNAAGECSFSSPGVYDGVVFSRIFQILYRNEDIAVNDSMVFKVHLLLDGERLEEALGEVDFQLKLDLHFTDNEQQLADIISVPLISSRTLNLHFHPQRGLHHHVPVMFDYFHLSVISVSIHASLVALHQPLISFARTGKGSWLGRGSAESTAEPAAISVENLVMGAGYCKPIISEGSFYVPSEDCLQRAHTWHRRLCRLLLAAHAALNSYCTALMKEVPQLQQMPLDTEVLQVEETLNQLAIELQLQEGHEKVAEQISTDVGHLCTQLSTLWSGFLESAVLNPHVLSYLAQEHHTLRVRRFSEAYFFTEHPKETALLFQEELRQGQIAAEVRSSDYLAKMPPLPVECLDIDGDWNSLPIIFEDRYVEFAPKDVAPHATTSDDHADSDARLSALRAKCFEVSHDPSDSDDCMDLTTYVSLIGKQSRLSQDIIPMEERIDGPVAEPKDISSVEESSADLHSHPTEVVLVPEDAINPDDTSKDNLSQNSEDAPVSTPVVSTPSFSSSSPGALAKEAPHRGGPVISKIIKRSSSVISDSGIESEPSSVAWPLEAVLRAPPPLDFSSQREIRRQKALRHPVLRSSLEGLQMESNGSIPSGGIQASLTSISSLPYEDEREQSHGGKLTKSMSAPQISSPDDNEEERGTQIQDASSRLEQQTHFSLNSEPSESAIFDASSEMANHPQNLSAAHKSSSALNCESAEGPGGPVPNVNHLIGGVSVSVEDVHLAALEALGGHQLSAHKNSTGQPSVINIDETHNQVDSSQPWQGSDEMTHNGIPASQNEAADEPTKASKAPNSGLAFVNKKMVEVVNMSVSCAPTCLPFSSVLKDSPSMNGMSTRPTTSPITNQPLGSFGIISPTLANQLGIDHQANERMLSFFKAKEELFKGMSFQGGLYSDLPLLASDLPYFPPEEDDEEFDDGIHLVVCVHGLDGNSADLRLVKTFIELGLPGSRLDFLMSERNQTDTFADFDTMTDRLLDEIIQHIQLYNLTIGRISFIGHSLGNVIIRSVLTRPRFRCYLARLHTFLSLSGPHLGTLYNNSTLVSTGLWLMQKLKKSGSLLQLTFRDNMDPRKTFLYLLSQKPGLQFFKNVVLVASPQDRYVPFHSARIEMCKTALRDKTTGPVYTEMINNLLQPLVEAKDCRLIRQNVFHALPNTANTLIGRAAHIAVLDSELFLEKFFLVAGLDYFK encoded by the exons CAGGCGAATGCAGCTTCAGCTCCCCGGGGGTGTACGACGGCGTCGTGTTCAGCCGGATCTTCCAGATCCTTTACAGGAACGAGGATATCGCTGTCAACGACAGCATGGTCTTCAAAGTGCATCTGCTGCTGGATGGAGAGCGG CTGGAGGAGGCCCTCGGCGAGGTGGACTTCCAGTTGAAGCTGGATCTTCACTTCACCGACAACGAGCAACA GTTGGCCGACATCATCTCGGTCCCTTTGATCAGCAGTCGAACCCTCAACCTGCACTTCCACCCGCAGAGAGGCTTGCATCACCACGTTCCCGTCATGTTCGACTACTTCCACCTGTCCGTCATTTCCGTGTCCATCCACGCCTCACTGGTTGCCTTACATCAGCCTCTGATCAG CTTTGCTCGCACGGGGAAGGGCTCCTGGCTGGGAAGAGGCTCGGCGGAGAGCACCGCCGAGCCAGCTGCCATCTCTGTGGAAAACCTCGTCATGGGAGCGGGCTACTGCAAGCCCATCATCTCCGAG GGGAGCTTTTATGTGCCCAGTGAGGACTGCCTGCAGAGAGCGCACACTTGGCACAGAAGACTCTGTCGCCTTCTGCTGGCGGCGCACGCTGCGCTCAACAGCTATTGCACTGCGTTGATGAAGGAAGTGCCGCAACTCCAGCAGATGCCACTGGACACAG AAGTCCTGCAAGTGGAAGAGACGCTAAATCAGCTCGCAATAGAGTTACAG CTGCAAGAGGGCCACGAGAAGGTGGCCGAGCAGATCAGCACGGACGTGGGCCACCTCTGCACGCAGCTGAGCACTCTGTGGAGTGGCTTTCTGGAATCGGCCGTGCTCAACCCGCACGTCCTCTCCTACTTGGCTCAGGAGCATCACACGCTCAGG GTGAGGAGATTTTCGGAGGCATATTTCTTCACAGAGCACCCCAAAGAGACAGCGCTGCTATTTCAAGAGGAGCT CAGACAAGGCCAGATTGCCGCAGAAGTACGCTCTTCAGACTACTTGGCCAAAATGCCTCCATTACCTGTCGAGTGCCTGGACATTGATGGAGACTGGAACAGCCTTCCCATCATCTTTGAGGACCGATATGTGGAGTTTGCTCCAAAAg ATGTGGCGCCCCACGCGACGACATCTGACGATCACGCCGACTCGGACGCTCGCCTAAGCGCTCTGAGGGCCAAATGCTTCGAAGTCTCCCATGATCCTTCGGATAGTGACGACTGTATGGATTTGACCACCTATGTGTCGCTCATAGGAAAGCAAAGCAGACTTTCTCAGGATATTATCCCAATGGAGGAAAGAATAGATGGACCGGTAGCAGAGCCCAAGGACATCTCATCAGTTGAGGAAAGCTCAGCAGATCTCCATTCTCATCCAACAGAAGTAGTTCTTGTTCCAGAAGATGCCATCAACCCCGATGATACCTCAAAGGACAACCTTAGCCAAAACAGTGAGGACGCTCCAGTTAGCACCCCCGTGGTCTCCACGCCTTCTTTTTCATCTTCCTCTCCCGGCGCTCTGGCAAAGGAGGCGCCCCATCGAGGAGGCCCGGTCATCTCGAAGATCATAAAGCGCTCATCCTCTGTCATTTCAGACTCTGGTATCGAGAGCGAGCCCAGCTCCGTGGCGTGGCCCCTGGAAGCGGTGCTGCGGGCTCCGCCCCCTTTGGATTTTTCCAGCCAACGGGAAATTCGCCGGCAGAAAGCCCTCCGTCACCCGGTTCTCCGAAGCTCCTTGGAGGGCCTGCAGATGGAGAGCAACGGTAGCATTCCCAGCGGAGGTATACAGGCCTCGTTGACGTCCATCAGCTCGTTGCCTTACGAGGACGAACGGGAGCAGAGCCACGGCGGCAAACTAACCAAATCCATGTCCGCGCCGCAGATCAGTAGCCCGGACGACAACGAGGAAGAGCGCGGGACTCAAATTCAGGATGCTTCAAGTCGTTTAGAACAGCAAACCCATTTTTCTTTGAACTCGGAGCCGTCGGAATCGGCCATTTTCGACGCAAGTTCTGAAATGGCAAATCATCCTCAAAACCTTTCAGCCGCTCACAAATCCAGCTCGGCGTTAAATTGCGAGTCCGCGGAGGGCCCCGGTGGTCCGGTTCCGAATGTAAATCATCTCATCGGCGGGGTGAGTGTCTCTGTGGAGGATGTACATCTTGCCGCTTTGGAAGCACTCGGTGGACACCAGTTAAGTGCTCATAAAAACTCAACGGGGCAGCCGAGTGTCATCAACATTGATGAGACTCATAACCAAGTTGATTCCTCGCAACCTTGGCAAGGCTCCGACGAGATGACTCACAACGGGATACCGGCCAGCCAGAACGAAGCCGCCGATGAGCCCACGAAAGCCTCCAAGGCGCCCAACTCGGGCCTGGCCTTCGTCAATAAGAAGATGGTGGAGGTGGTGAACATGTCGGTGTCGTGCGCGCCTACTTGCCTGCCCTTTTCTAGTGTTTTAAAAGACTCTCCGTCCATGAACGGCATGTCCACTCGCCCGACTACCTCACCTATTACCAATCAGCCGCTGGGCTCGTTCGGTATCATCTCCCCGACGTTAGCCAACCAGCTCGGCATTGACCACCAGGCCAACGAACGGATGCTgag TTTCTTCAAAGCCAAAGAGGAGCTTTTTAAAGGGATGAGCTTCCAAGGCGGCCTATATAGCGACCTCCCTCTGTTAGCGTCCGACCTGCCCTACTTCCCCCCcgaggaggacgacgaggaaTTTGACGACGGCATACACTTGGTGGTGTGCGTGCACGGCCTAGATG GAAATAGCGCAGACCTTCGCCTGGTGAAGACGTTCATTGAGTTAGGCCTGCCGGGATCCCGGCTGGACTTTCTCATGTCGGAAAGGAACCAG actGACACGTTTGCTGATTTTGACACCATGACGGACAGATTGCTGGATGAGATTATTCAACACATCCAGTTGTACAATCTCACCATCGGCAGAATAAG CTTCATCGGACACTCCCTGGGGAACGTCATCATCCGCTCGGTGCTGACGAGACCTCGCTTCCGCTGTTACCTGGCCAGGCTGCACACGTTCCTCTCGCTGTCCGGCCCGCATCTCGGCACGCTGTACAACAACAGCACGCTGGTCAGCACGG GTCTGTGGTTAATGCAGAAGCTGAAGAAATCGGGATCCTTGCTGCAGCTCACCTTCAGAGACAATATGGACCCACGGAAGACATTCCTTTATCTCCTCAGTCAGAAACCGG GGCTCCAGTTCTTCAAAAACGTAGTGCTGGTGGCGTCTCCGCAGGACCGTTACGTTCCTTTCCACTCTGCCCGAATCGAGATGTGCAAAACGGCTCTCAGAGACAAAACCACAG GCCCCGTGTACACAGAGATGATCAACAACCTTCTGCAGCCTCTCGTGGAGGCCAAAGATTGCCGCTTAATCCGTCAGAACGTTTTCCACGCTCTGCCCAACACGGCCAACACGCTGATCGGCCGAGCCGCCCACATCGCCGTCCTGGACTCTGAACTTTTCCTGGAGAAGTTCTTCTTAGTGGCAGGGCTGGACTACTTCAAATAA
- the fam135b gene encoding protein FAM135B isoform X1, with translation MSEVQGTLEFSIELHKFHNVDLFQRGFYQVRTGLKVSPRVLHRLIVTAQDNAAGECSFSSPGVYDGVVFSRIFQILYRNEDIAVNDSMVFKVHLLLDGERLEEALGEVDFQLKLDLHFTDNEQQLADIISVPLISSRTLNLHFHPQRGLHHHVPVMFDYFHLSVISVSIHASLVALHQPLISFARTGKGSWLGRGSAESTAEPAAISVENLVMGAGYCKPIISEGSFYVPSEDCLQRAHTWHRRLCRLLLAAHAALNSYCTALMKEVPQLQQMPLDTEVLQVEETLNQLAIELQLQEGHEKVAEQISTDVGHLCTQLSTLWSGFLESAVLNPHVLSYLAQEHHTLRVRRFSEAYFFTEHPKETALLFQEELISRQGQIAAEVRSSDYLAKMPPLPVECLDIDGDWNSLPIIFEDRYVEFAPKDVAPHATTSDDHADSDARLSALRAKCFEVSHDPSDSDDCMDLTTYVSLIGKQSRLSQDIIPMEERIDGPVAEPKDISSVEESSADLHSHPTEVVLVPEDAINPDDTSKDNLSQNSEDAPVSTPVVSTPSFSSSSPGALAKEAPHRGGPVISKIIKRSSSVISDSGIESEPSSVAWPLEAVLRAPPPLDFSSQREIRRQKALRHPVLRSSLEGLQMESNGSIPSGGIQASLTSISSLPYEDEREQSHGGKLTKSMSAPQISSPDDNEEERGTQIQDASSRLEQQTHFSLNSEPSESAIFDASSEMANHPQNLSAAHKSSSALNCESAEGPGGPVPNVNHLIGGVSVSVEDVHLAALEALGGHQLSAHKNSTGQPSVINIDETHNQVDSSQPWQGSDEMTHNGIPASQNEAADEPTKASKAPNSGLAFVNKKMVEVVNMSVSCAPTCLPFSSVLKDSPSMNGMSTRPTTSPITNQPLGSFGIISPTLANQLGIDHQANERMLSFFKAKEELFKGMSFQGGLYSDLPLLASDLPYFPPEEDDEEFDDGIHLVVCVHGLDGNSADLRLVKTFIELGLPGSRLDFLMSERNQTDTFADFDTMTDRLLDEIIQHIQLYNLTIGRISFIGHSLGNVIIRSVLTRPRFRCYLARLHTFLSLSGPHLGTLYNNSTLVSTGLWLMQKLKKSGSLLQLTFRDNMDPRKTFLYLLSQKPGLQFFKNVVLVASPQDRYVPFHSARIEMCKTALRDKTTGPVYTEMINNLLQPLVEAKDCRLIRQNVFHALPNTANTLIGRAAHIAVLDSELFLEKFFLVAGLDYFK, from the exons CAGGCGAATGCAGCTTCAGCTCCCCGGGGGTGTACGACGGCGTCGTGTTCAGCCGGATCTTCCAGATCCTTTACAGGAACGAGGATATCGCTGTCAACGACAGCATGGTCTTCAAAGTGCATCTGCTGCTGGATGGAGAGCGG CTGGAGGAGGCCCTCGGCGAGGTGGACTTCCAGTTGAAGCTGGATCTTCACTTCACCGACAACGAGCAACA GTTGGCCGACATCATCTCGGTCCCTTTGATCAGCAGTCGAACCCTCAACCTGCACTTCCACCCGCAGAGAGGCTTGCATCACCACGTTCCCGTCATGTTCGACTACTTCCACCTGTCCGTCATTTCCGTGTCCATCCACGCCTCACTGGTTGCCTTACATCAGCCTCTGATCAG CTTTGCTCGCACGGGGAAGGGCTCCTGGCTGGGAAGAGGCTCGGCGGAGAGCACCGCCGAGCCAGCTGCCATCTCTGTGGAAAACCTCGTCATGGGAGCGGGCTACTGCAAGCCCATCATCTCCGAG GGGAGCTTTTATGTGCCCAGTGAGGACTGCCTGCAGAGAGCGCACACTTGGCACAGAAGACTCTGTCGCCTTCTGCTGGCGGCGCACGCTGCGCTCAACAGCTATTGCACTGCGTTGATGAAGGAAGTGCCGCAACTCCAGCAGATGCCACTGGACACAG AAGTCCTGCAAGTGGAAGAGACGCTAAATCAGCTCGCAATAGAGTTACAG CTGCAAGAGGGCCACGAGAAGGTGGCCGAGCAGATCAGCACGGACGTGGGCCACCTCTGCACGCAGCTGAGCACTCTGTGGAGTGGCTTTCTGGAATCGGCCGTGCTCAACCCGCACGTCCTCTCCTACTTGGCTCAGGAGCATCACACGCTCAGG GTGAGGAGATTTTCGGAGGCATATTTCTTCACAGAGCACCCCAAAGAGACAGCGCTGCTATTTCAAGAGGAGCT AATCAGCAGACAAGGCCAGATTGCCGCAGAAGTACGCTCTTCAGACTACTTGGCCAAAATGCCTCCATTACCTGTCGAGTGCCTGGACATTGATGGAGACTGGAACAGCCTTCCCATCATCTTTGAGGACCGATATGTGGAGTTTGCTCCAAAAg ATGTGGCGCCCCACGCGACGACATCTGACGATCACGCCGACTCGGACGCTCGCCTAAGCGCTCTGAGGGCCAAATGCTTCGAAGTCTCCCATGATCCTTCGGATAGTGACGACTGTATGGATTTGACCACCTATGTGTCGCTCATAGGAAAGCAAAGCAGACTTTCTCAGGATATTATCCCAATGGAGGAAAGAATAGATGGACCGGTAGCAGAGCCCAAGGACATCTCATCAGTTGAGGAAAGCTCAGCAGATCTCCATTCTCATCCAACAGAAGTAGTTCTTGTTCCAGAAGATGCCATCAACCCCGATGATACCTCAAAGGACAACCTTAGCCAAAACAGTGAGGACGCTCCAGTTAGCACCCCCGTGGTCTCCACGCCTTCTTTTTCATCTTCCTCTCCCGGCGCTCTGGCAAAGGAGGCGCCCCATCGAGGAGGCCCGGTCATCTCGAAGATCATAAAGCGCTCATCCTCTGTCATTTCAGACTCTGGTATCGAGAGCGAGCCCAGCTCCGTGGCGTGGCCCCTGGAAGCGGTGCTGCGGGCTCCGCCCCCTTTGGATTTTTCCAGCCAACGGGAAATTCGCCGGCAGAAAGCCCTCCGTCACCCGGTTCTCCGAAGCTCCTTGGAGGGCCTGCAGATGGAGAGCAACGGTAGCATTCCCAGCGGAGGTATACAGGCCTCGTTGACGTCCATCAGCTCGTTGCCTTACGAGGACGAACGGGAGCAGAGCCACGGCGGCAAACTAACCAAATCCATGTCCGCGCCGCAGATCAGTAGCCCGGACGACAACGAGGAAGAGCGCGGGACTCAAATTCAGGATGCTTCAAGTCGTTTAGAACAGCAAACCCATTTTTCTTTGAACTCGGAGCCGTCGGAATCGGCCATTTTCGACGCAAGTTCTGAAATGGCAAATCATCCTCAAAACCTTTCAGCCGCTCACAAATCCAGCTCGGCGTTAAATTGCGAGTCCGCGGAGGGCCCCGGTGGTCCGGTTCCGAATGTAAATCATCTCATCGGCGGGGTGAGTGTCTCTGTGGAGGATGTACATCTTGCCGCTTTGGAAGCACTCGGTGGACACCAGTTAAGTGCTCATAAAAACTCAACGGGGCAGCCGAGTGTCATCAACATTGATGAGACTCATAACCAAGTTGATTCCTCGCAACCTTGGCAAGGCTCCGACGAGATGACTCACAACGGGATACCGGCCAGCCAGAACGAAGCCGCCGATGAGCCCACGAAAGCCTCCAAGGCGCCCAACTCGGGCCTGGCCTTCGTCAATAAGAAGATGGTGGAGGTGGTGAACATGTCGGTGTCGTGCGCGCCTACTTGCCTGCCCTTTTCTAGTGTTTTAAAAGACTCTCCGTCCATGAACGGCATGTCCACTCGCCCGACTACCTCACCTATTACCAATCAGCCGCTGGGCTCGTTCGGTATCATCTCCCCGACGTTAGCCAACCAGCTCGGCATTGACCACCAGGCCAACGAACGGATGCTgag TTTCTTCAAAGCCAAAGAGGAGCTTTTTAAAGGGATGAGCTTCCAAGGCGGCCTATATAGCGACCTCCCTCTGTTAGCGTCCGACCTGCCCTACTTCCCCCCcgaggaggacgacgaggaaTTTGACGACGGCATACACTTGGTGGTGTGCGTGCACGGCCTAGATG GAAATAGCGCAGACCTTCGCCTGGTGAAGACGTTCATTGAGTTAGGCCTGCCGGGATCCCGGCTGGACTTTCTCATGTCGGAAAGGAACCAG actGACACGTTTGCTGATTTTGACACCATGACGGACAGATTGCTGGATGAGATTATTCAACACATCCAGTTGTACAATCTCACCATCGGCAGAATAAG CTTCATCGGACACTCCCTGGGGAACGTCATCATCCGCTCGGTGCTGACGAGACCTCGCTTCCGCTGTTACCTGGCCAGGCTGCACACGTTCCTCTCGCTGTCCGGCCCGCATCTCGGCACGCTGTACAACAACAGCACGCTGGTCAGCACGG GTCTGTGGTTAATGCAGAAGCTGAAGAAATCGGGATCCTTGCTGCAGCTCACCTTCAGAGACAATATGGACCCACGGAAGACATTCCTTTATCTCCTCAGTCAGAAACCGG GGCTCCAGTTCTTCAAAAACGTAGTGCTGGTGGCGTCTCCGCAGGACCGTTACGTTCCTTTCCACTCTGCCCGAATCGAGATGTGCAAAACGGCTCTCAGAGACAAAACCACAG GCCCCGTGTACACAGAGATGATCAACAACCTTCTGCAGCCTCTCGTGGAGGCCAAAGATTGCCGCTTAATCCGTCAGAACGTTTTCCACGCTCTGCCCAACACGGCCAACACGCTGATCGGCCGAGCCGCCCACATCGCCGTCCTGGACTCTGAACTTTTCCTGGAGAAGTTCTTCTTAGTGGCAGGGCTGGACTACTTCAAATAA
- the fam135b gene encoding protein FAM135B isoform X3 — protein sequence MSEVQGTLEFSIELHKFHNVDLFQRGFYQVRTGLKVSPRVLHRLIVTAQDNAAGECSFSSPGVYDGVVFSRIFQILYRNEDIAVNDSMVFKVHLLLDGERLEEALGEVDFQLKLDLHFTDNEQQLADIISVPLISSRTLNLHFHPQRGLHHHVPVMFDYFHLSVISVSIHASLVALHQPLISFARTGKGSWLGRGSAESTAEPAAISVENLVMGAGYCKPIISEGSFYVPSEDCLQRAHTWHRRLCRLLLAAHAALNSYCTALMKEVPQLQQMPLDTVLQVEETLNQLAIELQLQEGHEKVAEQISTDVGHLCTQLSTLWSGFLESAVLNPHVLSYLAQEHHTLRVRRFSEAYFFTEHPKETALLFQEELISRQGQIAAEVRSSDYLAKMPPLPVECLDIDGDWNSLPIIFEDRYVEFAPKDVAPHATTSDDHADSDARLSALRAKCFEVSHDPSDSDDCMDLTTYVSLIGKQSRLSQDIIPMEERIDGPVAEPKDISSVEESSADLHSHPTEVVLVPEDAINPDDTSKDNLSQNSEDAPVSTPVVSTPSFSSSSPGALAKEAPHRGGPVISKIIKRSSSVISDSGIESEPSSVAWPLEAVLRAPPPLDFSSQREIRRQKALRHPVLRSSLEGLQMESNGSIPSGGIQASLTSISSLPYEDEREQSHGGKLTKSMSAPQISSPDDNEEERGTQIQDASSRLEQQTHFSLNSEPSESAIFDASSEMANHPQNLSAAHKSSSALNCESAEGPGGPVPNVNHLIGGVSVSVEDVHLAALEALGGHQLSAHKNSTGQPSVINIDETHNQVDSSQPWQGSDEMTHNGIPASQNEAADEPTKASKAPNSGLAFVNKKMVEVVNMSVSCAPTCLPFSSVLKDSPSMNGMSTRPTTSPITNQPLGSFGIISPTLANQLGIDHQANERMLSFFKAKEELFKGMSFQGGLYSDLPLLASDLPYFPPEEDDEEFDDGIHLVVCVHGLDGNSADLRLVKTFIELGLPGSRLDFLMSERNQTDTFADFDTMTDRLLDEIIQHIQLYNLTIGRISFIGHSLGNVIIRSVLTRPRFRCYLARLHTFLSLSGPHLGTLYNNSTLVSTGLWLMQKLKKSGSLLQLTFRDNMDPRKTFLYLLSQKPGLQFFKNVVLVASPQDRYVPFHSARIEMCKTALRDKTTGPVYTEMINNLLQPLVEAKDCRLIRQNVFHALPNTANTLIGRAAHIAVLDSELFLEKFFLVAGLDYFK from the exons CAGGCGAATGCAGCTTCAGCTCCCCGGGGGTGTACGACGGCGTCGTGTTCAGCCGGATCTTCCAGATCCTTTACAGGAACGAGGATATCGCTGTCAACGACAGCATGGTCTTCAAAGTGCATCTGCTGCTGGATGGAGAGCGG CTGGAGGAGGCCCTCGGCGAGGTGGACTTCCAGTTGAAGCTGGATCTTCACTTCACCGACAACGAGCAACA GTTGGCCGACATCATCTCGGTCCCTTTGATCAGCAGTCGAACCCTCAACCTGCACTTCCACCCGCAGAGAGGCTTGCATCACCACGTTCCCGTCATGTTCGACTACTTCCACCTGTCCGTCATTTCCGTGTCCATCCACGCCTCACTGGTTGCCTTACATCAGCCTCTGATCAG CTTTGCTCGCACGGGGAAGGGCTCCTGGCTGGGAAGAGGCTCGGCGGAGAGCACCGCCGAGCCAGCTGCCATCTCTGTGGAAAACCTCGTCATGGGAGCGGGCTACTGCAAGCCCATCATCTCCGAG GGGAGCTTTTATGTGCCCAGTGAGGACTGCCTGCAGAGAGCGCACACTTGGCACAGAAGACTCTGTCGCCTTCTGCTGGCGGCGCACGCTGCGCTCAACAGCTATTGCACTGCGTTGATGAAGGAAGTGCCGCAACTCCAGCAGATGCCACTGGACACAG TCCTGCAAGTGGAAGAGACGCTAAATCAGCTCGCAATAGAGTTACAG CTGCAAGAGGGCCACGAGAAGGTGGCCGAGCAGATCAGCACGGACGTGGGCCACCTCTGCACGCAGCTGAGCACTCTGTGGAGTGGCTTTCTGGAATCGGCCGTGCTCAACCCGCACGTCCTCTCCTACTTGGCTCAGGAGCATCACACGCTCAGG GTGAGGAGATTTTCGGAGGCATATTTCTTCACAGAGCACCCCAAAGAGACAGCGCTGCTATTTCAAGAGGAGCT AATCAGCAGACAAGGCCAGATTGCCGCAGAAGTACGCTCTTCAGACTACTTGGCCAAAATGCCTCCATTACCTGTCGAGTGCCTGGACATTGATGGAGACTGGAACAGCCTTCCCATCATCTTTGAGGACCGATATGTGGAGTTTGCTCCAAAAg ATGTGGCGCCCCACGCGACGACATCTGACGATCACGCCGACTCGGACGCTCGCCTAAGCGCTCTGAGGGCCAAATGCTTCGAAGTCTCCCATGATCCTTCGGATAGTGACGACTGTATGGATTTGACCACCTATGTGTCGCTCATAGGAAAGCAAAGCAGACTTTCTCAGGATATTATCCCAATGGAGGAAAGAATAGATGGACCGGTAGCAGAGCCCAAGGACATCTCATCAGTTGAGGAAAGCTCAGCAGATCTCCATTCTCATCCAACAGAAGTAGTTCTTGTTCCAGAAGATGCCATCAACCCCGATGATACCTCAAAGGACAACCTTAGCCAAAACAGTGAGGACGCTCCAGTTAGCACCCCCGTGGTCTCCACGCCTTCTTTTTCATCTTCCTCTCCCGGCGCTCTGGCAAAGGAGGCGCCCCATCGAGGAGGCCCGGTCATCTCGAAGATCATAAAGCGCTCATCCTCTGTCATTTCAGACTCTGGTATCGAGAGCGAGCCCAGCTCCGTGGCGTGGCCCCTGGAAGCGGTGCTGCGGGCTCCGCCCCCTTTGGATTTTTCCAGCCAACGGGAAATTCGCCGGCAGAAAGCCCTCCGTCACCCGGTTCTCCGAAGCTCCTTGGAGGGCCTGCAGATGGAGAGCAACGGTAGCATTCCCAGCGGAGGTATACAGGCCTCGTTGACGTCCATCAGCTCGTTGCCTTACGAGGACGAACGGGAGCAGAGCCACGGCGGCAAACTAACCAAATCCATGTCCGCGCCGCAGATCAGTAGCCCGGACGACAACGAGGAAGAGCGCGGGACTCAAATTCAGGATGCTTCAAGTCGTTTAGAACAGCAAACCCATTTTTCTTTGAACTCGGAGCCGTCGGAATCGGCCATTTTCGACGCAAGTTCTGAAATGGCAAATCATCCTCAAAACCTTTCAGCCGCTCACAAATCCAGCTCGGCGTTAAATTGCGAGTCCGCGGAGGGCCCCGGTGGTCCGGTTCCGAATGTAAATCATCTCATCGGCGGGGTGAGTGTCTCTGTGGAGGATGTACATCTTGCCGCTTTGGAAGCACTCGGTGGACACCAGTTAAGTGCTCATAAAAACTCAACGGGGCAGCCGAGTGTCATCAACATTGATGAGACTCATAACCAAGTTGATTCCTCGCAACCTTGGCAAGGCTCCGACGAGATGACTCACAACGGGATACCGGCCAGCCAGAACGAAGCCGCCGATGAGCCCACGAAAGCCTCCAAGGCGCCCAACTCGGGCCTGGCCTTCGTCAATAAGAAGATGGTGGAGGTGGTGAACATGTCGGTGTCGTGCGCGCCTACTTGCCTGCCCTTTTCTAGTGTTTTAAAAGACTCTCCGTCCATGAACGGCATGTCCACTCGCCCGACTACCTCACCTATTACCAATCAGCCGCTGGGCTCGTTCGGTATCATCTCCCCGACGTTAGCCAACCAGCTCGGCATTGACCACCAGGCCAACGAACGGATGCTgag TTTCTTCAAAGCCAAAGAGGAGCTTTTTAAAGGGATGAGCTTCCAAGGCGGCCTATATAGCGACCTCCCTCTGTTAGCGTCCGACCTGCCCTACTTCCCCCCcgaggaggacgacgaggaaTTTGACGACGGCATACACTTGGTGGTGTGCGTGCACGGCCTAGATG GAAATAGCGCAGACCTTCGCCTGGTGAAGACGTTCATTGAGTTAGGCCTGCCGGGATCCCGGCTGGACTTTCTCATGTCGGAAAGGAACCAG actGACACGTTTGCTGATTTTGACACCATGACGGACAGATTGCTGGATGAGATTATTCAACACATCCAGTTGTACAATCTCACCATCGGCAGAATAAG CTTCATCGGACACTCCCTGGGGAACGTCATCATCCGCTCGGTGCTGACGAGACCTCGCTTCCGCTGTTACCTGGCCAGGCTGCACACGTTCCTCTCGCTGTCCGGCCCGCATCTCGGCACGCTGTACAACAACAGCACGCTGGTCAGCACGG GTCTGTGGTTAATGCAGAAGCTGAAGAAATCGGGATCCTTGCTGCAGCTCACCTTCAGAGACAATATGGACCCACGGAAGACATTCCTTTATCTCCTCAGTCAGAAACCGG GGCTCCAGTTCTTCAAAAACGTAGTGCTGGTGGCGTCTCCGCAGGACCGTTACGTTCCTTTCCACTCTGCCCGAATCGAGATGTGCAAAACGGCTCTCAGAGACAAAACCACAG GCCCCGTGTACACAGAGATGATCAACAACCTTCTGCAGCCTCTCGTGGAGGCCAAAGATTGCCGCTTAATCCGTCAGAACGTTTTCCACGCTCTGCCCAACACGGCCAACACGCTGATCGGCCGAGCCGCCCACATCGCCGTCCTGGACTCTGAACTTTTCCTGGAGAAGTTCTTCTTAGTGGCAGGGCTGGACTACTTCAAATAA